GGCTCCCCGGGAGAGAACCTGCGCCCCAAACCGCACAGCCTCTTGCGCCGCGACATCCAGTCGATAATGCCGAACAAAAGATAGTTGAAAAGCCCAGTAGCTGCTCGACAATCTCCTGAAGTCAGAAGACACCTGTTCCAGCCCACAAAGAAGCCATCGCCTGCGTGGAATGTGCGTTAAATGCCTCTGGCGGAGACCTACCCGACAACAGGTAAGCAGAAAAAATGACCTCCTTAAGCCAGCAAGCTATCGTGGCCTTAAGACGCAGGACAACTGTgccaacaaaatgaaaacatggtCCGAAAACATGAAATCATTCAATATTTGCAAATACTGTatcagagccctgcggacatccaaaagacgcaACTGTACAAATGAATCCGGAAAGTCCTCCATATgaaaggagggcagaaaaattGGCTGATTGATATGAAAGGCTGAaacaaccttaggcaggaaggaaggtacaGTACAGGCTGGATTCTAGAGAACTGCAGAAACGGATCCCGaaaggaaagagcctgaagctctgacaCTCTCCATGCTGAAGCCACGGCCACACACAAAAAAGTTTTTGAGTGTCAAATCCTTCTCGGAAGCGCGCttgagaggctcaaaaggaggtttctggAGCGCTTTTAGAACGACCTCCAGGTTCCAAGGTCAGGAAGACTGTAAAGGAGTATGAAGATgtaaagctcccccccccccccccccgcaaaaaccGGACAACATTCGGATGAGCAGCCAGGGACAAGTCGGCCACTCTCCCTTGGAAACAAGCCAACGCCGCCACCTGAACCCAAAGGGAACTGTAAGCCAGTCCCTTCTGTAATCCTTCCTGTAAAAACTCCAACTGCGAGACCGAAGCCAGCAGCGGCGAAGACGACCTCGTGGCACATCGCGCCTCAAAGGTGCGCCAAACTGGAGCATAGGCCGCGGAAGTGGACTGCTTGCAAGCCTGCAGCAGATTAGCAATAACATTGTTAGAATAGCTCTTTTTCTTCAACTTtgtcctctcaatagccaggccgtaagaccaaagcaggagggatcTTCCATAGCCACTGGACCCTGATGTAGCAGGTCCAGCAAGAGGGGCAAGTGAAATGGAGCTGCCACCTACATTCGCCTgagatccgcgtaccacggaCGACACGGCCAATCCAGAGCGACCAGAATCAGCAACCCATGGTGCAGACGAATCCGAAGAAGAATTcaccctattaagggccaaggagaaAACACGTAAAGGAGATCCGAAGGCCACGGTTGAGACAGGGCATCCATCCCTGCAGATCGGGGATCCCTCCTTCTACTGAAAAAGCGAACAATCTTCTGCTGGGTCGAGACTATGCCTGCTGAGGAAAATCAGCCTGAACGTTGCTTTGGCCGGCAACATGGGCCGCTGATAACAGCGCCAGATAGTGATCGGCCCAGTCGAGAATGCTGGCCGCTTCCGCAGCCAGAGTTCTGCTCGGAGTGCCTCCCTGACAGTTGATGTAGGCAACAGCTGCCGTGTTGTCAGAAAGAACCCGGACTGGCTGACCTTCCAGCGTactgctgaaggcaagaagggttTGGAAAACtgctctcagttccaagtgattgatggaccaccccgcttccatggTCATACACTGATCGAGGCAATAAGCCCCCCAACCTGTTAAGCTGGCATCTGTGATCATCAGCCGCCAATGAGGGTGCGCTAATGGCATCCACTGGCGCAACTTGTCATTGGAAAGCTACCAAGCCATGCTGTGCTTTGCTGCAGGGATCCAAGGTAGCCTGCGCTGGTACTCCAGAGAGATCGGGGTCCAGCGACTCAGCAGGGAAAGTTATAGAGGCCGCATATGCACTcttgcccagggaaccacctccaaggtggcagtCGTCAACCCTAGCAGCTGGACATAATCACAAGCCCTAGGGTGAGACACATGCAAGAGCAGACGAATGTGACTCTGGATCTTGAGTCTCCTGCTGTTGGAAGAAAGACTGAACCCAACGCAGTGTCGAAAcgaacccccaaatactcgagagactgcaaGGGAGTCAGATGACTTTTGGTGAAgttgaccacccagcccagagaccGAAGCAGATCTATAACCCGGGCCATCGCTAGTCGGCTCTCTCTCTCCGAGTCTGCCTGGAtgagccaatcgttgagatagggATGAACTCTGACACCCTCTCTTTTGAGGAAAGcggccaccactaccatcaccttggaaagtgTGCGAGGTCCCAGGCCAGACCAAATGGCAAGGCACGAAATTGAAAATGCTGGCCTAAAACAGTGAAGTATAGAAaccgctgatgaggcggccaaatCGGGATATGCAAATACACCTCCCTGAGGTTGAGTGAGCGGCATAAGGAACTCCCCCGACTGAACTGCCGCAATGACTGAACGcaaggtttccatgcggaaatgccaTACTCTCAGGGCCTCATTATCCCTGCGCAAGTCAAGTATCGGCCTGAAAGTTCTGCCTTTCTGGGGCACTAGAAAATAAATTGAGTAGCGACCGGAAAAAGGTTCGTCGTGAGGAACGGGAACCACTGCTCCGAGATCCAGTAGAGACTGCAATGTGTCTCTGATAGCTGCCCATTTGACGGCAGTGACGCAGCAGGATTCAAAAAAGGCGTCTCCAACCGGAGTTGCAAACACTAACCAGTACCCGTCTGTGATCAAAtctagaacccactgatctgacgtaACCTTGGCCCACTCTTCGAGGAAAAGGAACAAATGACCCCCTATACAGGGAACTGAAGAGTGGACCGGCGCCCCATCGTTGGGAGCATGTCCCTGGACTCCTTGTTGCTGACCGGATGCTTGTCGGAGTGAAAGGAAGTCCTCTGTTAAAAACGGGAACGCTGCGATGAGCCCGAGGCCCGCCCAGGACAGCAACGCCGGGCCTCTCGAAACCGAGGtcttgaggaggaggagaaggaggcactCTTGGAGGAAGACTTTGGCTTATCCTCAGGAAGACACTGGGATTTAGAATCCCcaaggtctttaacaatcttctccaaatcctccccaaataaaaggtTCCCCTGAAAGGGCAACCTCGCCAGATGCTGCTTCGAGGCCATATCAGCTGCCCAATGACGAAGCCAATGGAGCCGTTGAGCTGTCACTGTCAAAGACATCTGTTTTGCAGATGCCCTGACCAAATCATAGAGGGCATCAGCCAGGAAGGCCAATGCTGACTCCATCCGTGGCACGACATCAGAGAGAGACACAGAACCCTCCGGAGGCTGCTCGACTGTTTGCTGAAGCCAAGAAAGACACGCTCGAgctgcataagaactgcaaatagCAGCCTGCAGAGCCAGGGCTGAAACCTCAAAAGAACGTTTCAAGGAGGACTCCAaacgccggtcctgcatatcctttaaagcgacccctccctccacagggagagtagtctttttagtaaCCACCGTTACCAGCAAGTCTTCCTTAGGCCAAAAAGAGCCAAATGAGCCTCCCCAACTGGGTAAAGGCAAGACATCGCTCTAGCTACTTTCAAAGAGCCATCCAGCTCAGACCACTGAGCTgagataagctcttggatggagctGTGAACCGGGAAAGCCTGCATTGACTTCCTAGTACTGGCCATTTTAGGATTAAAAGAAGAGGCCATAGCCACCTCAAGGTCTTCAATACTGAGAGCCTGCAAAGCATCAGAAATGAGGGATGGGAGCTCGTCGTGGTGGAAAATATGGACTGCCTTAGGGTCATCTTGTTCCTGTGGCTAATTACCTCCTTCTTCCAGGTCTTCCGAGAGGACCTACCAGATTCCTCAGACTGCCCAAAAACTGAATGGGAAGGGGAATGAGGCGGAAGGGAAGCTGTTTCAGACACCGAATAGACCCGTCTGCGTTTAGAATCAGGAGCGCCTGCAGGAGAAGAAAGTAGCAAGTACCCAGAAGAAACAGGGGCCTCTGGAACCGAGGAAACACCAGGCTGCATGGACTTATCAGGCAGGGCTCTCTTTagaagaaaagcctgatgcatcaataaaacaaattcaggtgagaaaaactcaccctgccCGTCTGTCCCTGAAACCGAGGAAGGTGCCAACCCATTGACATTATCCATGGCGCATGGTGCGGAAACGCTGCCCAGTGTACCGTTTCTTTAAAAGCTTGAGGCAGCGTTGTCATCACACGAGCAGGTGCCTTTTCCTTGACTAACAAGTGCGGGATCAATTAGTACAATAACGTACTGTAGctgaaggagacaactccaaggggaggtgggagggtatgtgagaataagtgGCCTTCTGTCCTCTGAtcatacctgctacaggtaagaaaCTTTGCTTTCACTGAGGACAAGCAAGCCAACTAATTCTTACATGTGGAAATCCATAGCTACCAGGCACACCGAAAACAACCACCTTAAGACAACTGGAACTTGCAATGGCAAATTCAAAGAAGCCAATTAAACTGAAAACATACATACACTGTTGTGAAGATAAGTCCTGGAACAGAATAAGACACACCTTGGAgggtggattctagaccccaaacaaattctgcagaactgtctgactaAACCAACTGTCGTGTTGGGCGTCTTGCTCAAAGCAATAGtgggatgtgaatatgtggaccgAAGACGTCATAACCTTCCAAATCTGTTCAATAGAGGCAGATCTCAAGTGTGCTACCGACatcgccatggctctgacattgtaaaccttgacatgaccctctagagtcatcccagcctgagcataagtaaaataaatgcaacttgctagccaactggaaaatGTCCGTCTACTGATGGCAACCCACCTGTCCTGGAATCtcatttctccatctatacttcttcccatggtgttctgatctcatcccatggttttcagtatcatctttacgttgatgactcccagatctacctccccacaccagaaatctcagcaggaatccaagccaaagtatcagcctgcctgtctgatattgctgcctggatgtctcaccaccatctgaaactaaacatgaccaagactcagCTTTTTATCCTTCCCCCATTccctatctctgtggataacactctcaaccTCCCAGTCTCAACAGCTCGTAAccctggggtcatcttcgactcctttcTCTCCTActcttcacatattcaacagactgctaaaacctgtcatttctttctctatattatcaccaaaattcgtcctttcctttctgagcatactatccacactcttatcacctctcgcttagactattgcaacttgcttctaacaggtctcccacttagccatctctctccttttcaacctgttcaaaattctgctccatgacttatattctgccagtgtcgctatgctcatattagtcctctcctcaagtcacttcactggctccctatccgtttccacatacagttcaaactcctcttattgacttacaattgcattcactctgcagctcctcagtacccctccactcttatctctccctacactcctccccgggaactctgttcactgggtaaatctcttatctgcacccttcaccgctaactccagaccctGTTccttttttatcttgctgcaccatatgcctggaataaagacttcctgagccagtatatcaagctccaaacctggctgtcttcaaatctaggctaaaagcacacctttttgatgctgcttttaactcctaacctttactcacttgttcagtaaccatgttttatcattaccaccttagtaattcctttatctcttatttgtcctgtttgtctgtcctaattagattgtaagctctgtcgagcagggactgtctctctatgtccagTGTAcggcgctgcatatgtctaatagcgctacagaaatgataagtagtagtagtagcattaaaaaagattagtgcataagcccttatcaccacctatattgtaggcagtaaggactcatgtgctaatcTGTGCAGCAATGTAGCTCTGCCAATTACTGCAGAAATACCtcctatccacccccccccccccccccgacacgctGCCTCCatgttaaaaataaaactaaatttaGCATGTGATGTGCACATACTAACCTGGAACTTATCACAGGATGCCTGACTAAGTCCCATGgcaagcccttttaagctgcagtaagcacgttagtgcttactgcagcttagtataaggatcCCTAAATAATCTGTGGACTTTTTGGTGTTCTATAAATTTCTTTCTACATTTGTTTACAATATTTGCTACTGCTACTTCTCCAATATTTTTGAGTTGCTCACGCTGATGTTGATCTTTGTTATAGGATGACAGTTTGTATCACATTCATAAttgtgtgctgtgtttgtgttatttTTTCAATGATTTAAATGTGCTTCTATAAAATAAATTAAGTAAACATGCTCTTTGATGATATGTAATGAAGTTATGGTGCAGTATCTGTATTTGTGTTGGCCCAACATAAGAATCAGTCAAAGATTATGCAGTTTTTAAGCTTTCAGATATCACATTGCTTTATCATTTCTACATTTTTAATTGGAGGaaccaaacaaaccaatctccagcCCTTCCCTCATGCTTTCTAATTGTTGATGCTGTGTTGGCGATTTCTCGAAAGTTCCAAGAAAGTTCATGAAACAATAATCTTTAAGGCGTCTGACGACATAAAATCATGTGACCGGCGCCATTGTGTGGCACACGTAAGAGAAAATAAGACTGAGAAGTTCAGTAGCGATAACCCATAACTGTGAGTacttgagaaaaaaatatatatatataagggttAACACAGTCGGAATATTAATAAAAGTTGTTTATTTATAGGGCACAAGAATTGGCACTTTAAAGATAATGCTCCAGACGAAGAAATTAcgaaacagaagcgcactgtagagCCAACAAAGAAAAGCCAAAAGATAAGTGCTTAGTttatatgaaaaagaaaaaaaacttcaaaaaatcTTTTAGAActaagactaatgaggattcccgtTGTCAATATATTAAATTACAACGGAGAGGTGTAGTTTATGTCAGATAATAAACGCACCGGAAATCTGAAGTCTAAATTCTGAAATTCTGAAAAAAGAAAATTGGTGTTAACATAGATAGAGTGCTTGAGCGGTAATCATTGTTATAATTTCTTAACAAGCACGGAAATAGTTGTTTAATTGtgatgctgtgttgggcaaaatattggtcggGCCATAGCCCCTGTGGCCCATGCCATTCCACTACCTATATCATAGCCTACACAGAATAAATTACCTGGACGTAGCCCATGGACGGAGGTCCAAAATCATTGAAAAGTGGCCTAAAGGGTGCAGACGCTCCAACAATGGAACCTGATGGTGAAGGGACACTAACACTGGAAACTGAGAGAGACAAAACAcagtattacaataatcaataagATGATCTCAGATGCATTTTCAACATGTAAGTAATTTGAATTCTATTAGATACAAGCTCATTACCTGGAGGTACAGGGGTTCCTGGGCCGGCAGAGCTGGTACTGGTTCCAGTAGCTCCAGAATTGGTTGGTGCAGGAGCAATGGGTTTGTAGGACATTCCCAAATTTCTCAATttatcaaaatataacaaaacactTGTCTCTTATTTCAGATTTGTAGATTAAATCCAATCCTTTCTCTTATTGGTGATCTAGTTGTAACTCCTGTTCAACAATTAGCAATCCTTCTCAAATTGGTTTAATTGGGCAACTATAATGATTGCTGGACAATGCTTAATCCACTTTTCTGATTTGTAAAACAAAAaacccttaaaaacaaaacaaaaaaatccaaacagaTTAACTGAAGAGAGCAGGGAATACACTAATCTTTCTTCTCTGAATGGGTGTCAGTCTATTTTTTCCTACTGGAAGGCTAGTTTTTAACTACTTTTAACCCAGGAGATTACCACATGCTCCTTCAATTGGTAGTCTGATGTTAAAAATCAGGCTTCAACAATTGGTACAGGCGTCCACCTACTAATATCCCACCTTTACTCCGTCCTTATTGgatagaaagaaaataagactTTTAGAGCCGGCTCCTTGCTTTGGATTGGTCAATTCAAGAACTCCCTTCTGTCTTGGCGATTGGTGTGTGTCGGTCTGCTCCGCCCCCTCACGTCTCGAGCGGACTCAGGATTGGGCGGAGCGCTTGCTCTGTATATTCTCGCGCCGGGGCGGGGCGGGCTGAGGGCTCGTCTTGTGCGCCTTCTTCCTTAGCTGCCTCAGCCTGCCGAGTCGGGCTCTCCACAACCTTTGCCGGTTCTGGGCTTGTCCTGCGTGCGCCGTGCTTCGCGTTACTTAAAGTTGGTTTCCCACCGTCATTTCGGGCCACCTCACGGCTCCTTTCCTTGCTTTCGTTCCGGGTAGCAGGCCAAGGGGGAAGGCGAAGCTGGCGCACAGGGGAGCTGACCCCCAGGAGAACCAGCGGTGGCAGCTTCACCTCCAACTGACGCCGAAGTGACGCACGCGCTGGCCCTCGCTGTCTCACCTCGTTCGCCCTCTCTGTGACGTTATCTGTCAAACTCCGCCTCACTTCTTTGCCTGTCCTGATCTCCATGGTAACTGCCCGCTGAGGCCTTCTTGTTCTATCCTAGACTATCAGACTAGATAGAGTTGGTTCCAGGCCGCGCGCGAATACATGTGTCACTTCTTGCGTCTGTCAGCGACTTTCTTACTGGACATTAACATGTCACGTGACCCCACATGCTCTACTGTAATTACTTTAAAAAGGGCAATCGTTCACATTCCATTTCCAGGCAGTTGAGTCGATGGTGAGCCCTAGTTGCCCTTTTATTCTCTTTATCAGGATGACTCCCACAGAGGAAACATTCATACAAACCAAGGTAGGCACTTCCATTGACTTGAGTGGAAGTGTCATCTTAAATGGTTTCATTATGGCCTTCATTGAGAGTCTTCATTGGTATCATTTCTCTCTCCATCTAGATCTGCCATAGTATTTATAAAATCTAATTAGTGGCTTATCCCTTTTACACATTTTTCCCCACATCATTCACTTGCACACAGCCTTCTGTAGGACACTATCAAATACAACAGAGTTAAAGGTTTTATAGTCGCTATAACCACCAAATAGTTCAAAGCGGGTGACACAATAAGAAATGAACTAGACTTAATAGTTTAGAAAGCAACCATAATAGTCTATGTTGACAATCAATTAAGCTTTTTTATCTATCAGAAATATAtttgcaaaatgaaaaaaatttttaaagtacCAAAGCATGAAAAGACTTGTATTCCAGGCAAAAGTAAAGACCAAACACTTGCTGCTTGATAGACAAATAAAGATCTAAAAATCTTTCTTTGATGTAATCCTTCTGGGACTTGGCAATGATAAAGACGATGGATTATGAACATTATAAAATATACAGGCAGATGaccaacatatttatttatttgtgacatttatatcccacactatcccaaacaagtttgagttcaatgtggctataAGATAAAAGcatataaaatagcacctatATTGAGATGCTAGACCatttaagattttaaaaaacaaGCAGCACAATTTGAACACAGTATTCTGGCTTCCACTGAAAGCCAACGTAAAACCATAATATAAGGTGTTACCCTATCTGatttttttcaaattaaaaattaGGCATATTGCAACATTTTGAACTGTTTGAAATCCCTTCAGCAGGGCATGAGAAATCCCTAAATATACAATGTTACAATAGTGTAGCTTACTCAAAATCAATAACTGGTCCACTAGACTAAATTGATCCTGACAAATACTTTTTTACATTTCTCAAGCTTAGGATCAAAAAGGAACTTTTTAAAGACAATTCACCTTATCTTCCACGGATAATTTGTAGTCCAATGTAGTGCCCAGCAGCTTCAAGGAGATTTCTAATATATAAGCCCATCTATTCCAAGAACAATATTCTCATTTTGTTCAGGATTTGAACCTATTAATAAAAATTTGGTTTTATCCTTATTCAACTTTAAATAATTTATCTTCATCCAATCAGTAATCAAGGAATAGCAACGAGACATATGTGTCCTACAGCTTACAACCAACGTTACACAAACAGAaatatctgcatagatgaaagccTGGGAACCTGCTAATTCCAATTTCCTTCCAAGGGAGGCCACCAGTACATTGAACAATATTGGCGATGGGAGAGCCCTGCTGCACTCCTGATGGCAGAGACTACTTCTGGGGAAAAAACTTGCTGCATCTTAACTTTATATGATCTACTCGATAGAAACCCCCTAAACCAGCCTAGTACAGCACCAGATATTACTATATTATTCAAAACCATAAGTAATATCTCGTAGTCGTCAAGATCAAATGCATTAGAAAAGGTCCAGCTGCATAATGAATTCCCATTGTCCTTTGCTCAtaaaaggccagattctatatatggcgcttaaaaagtCCATATGGAACTAAGCGtatttataaaatttaggtgtggtgtGTAGAAAATGCTTAGTCGATAACATAGCGCCTAAATCTGTGCACGttcatttatgccaataaaaacctggtgtaaatccatgtgtgtagatttaggagcactgacctgtattctgtaattacgtgcggaaattttgaaatgcccataaatgccccttttaagctatgcatgtttattttgaacacgctttgcaatttaggtgcaATTCTTTATTGTACATTGACCTGTTAAAGATATTGAAaaccagtaaaaaaggcccgtttctgacaaaaatgaaacgggcgctagcaaggttttcctcagctcccttgcagccacccatgtccagcgaccctcctctccccctgcgcccactgcagccacccatgtccagcgaacctcctctctcccctgccccccctcttgccacccatgtccagtgaccctcctctctcccctaccccccccagccacccatgtccagtgaccctcctccggacatggatcagctgtgaagcATGTTCCCCcctcccgggttctgaagttgacatcataatggctacggtgatgtcagcctgatctacggagcctagcagaccaactcggaatgagccacagtcccaggcagcaagtcagaacgttggaggtgagaattattatataggactagatgCATGAACAGTAAAAGTTCCCCATGCCCCAGAGGTCATTTATAAGAATCAGTATATGATGGTACTTTTTCTCAAGCTGAAGGAGGAGTGGGCctcagagagcgagagagagattaTACATACAGAGCTACTATCTTAGGTCTCCAGTCCTACATAACAGACTTCAACAGATCCAAGTGCACTAAAAGTATTGAAGTATGAAAGTAAATGTGTCATGAAACTTGCATAAGCATTCCAACAAGTAGAAGAAATGAGTAGGAATCCAGTAGCATATAGTGAGGGAAACAGCTAAATTtgcaaagcaagagaaaaaatTCTTTTAAAGGATTACATCAGCAAACAGAAAAACAAGGGCACATACACAAATACAGTGATAAATACAATGTTAATCCATTGCATTACATTACAgtctttatttattgcacttgtatcccacattttcccacctatttgcaggcgcattgtggcttacaaggacctgttatggcatcgccattccagggtaaaagatacagttggtgttacaaaaagatcATGGATGACAAAAAAGAATTAAGCAAACAGTTATTGAAGAAGACTTTCAGTATAAGGGTGGGGTGAAGatgtgttataattaagctatggattctcgtggtagcctttgttgaagagaaagtaacatagtagatgacggcagaaaaagacctgcacggtccatccagtctgcccaacaaga
This genomic interval from Microcaecilia unicolor chromosome 1, aMicUni1.1, whole genome shotgun sequence contains the following:
- the CDK2AP2 gene encoding cyclin-dependent kinase 2-associated protein 2, yielding MSYKPIAPAPTNSGATGTSTSSAGPGTPVPPVSSVSVPSPSGSIVGASAPFRPLFNDFGPPSMGYVQAMKPPGSQGSQSTYSDLLSVIEEMGKEIRPTYAGSKSAMERLKRGIIHARALVRECLAETERNART